From the genome of Verrucomicrobiia bacterium, one region includes:
- a CDS encoding type II toxin-antitoxin system PemK/MazF family toxin → MKNQFDVWRYDFGPNKGGEHPAVLISHPDICARAKVVNVLFCTSQRQSRPPYPHEVMLNGADGMDWETFCDCSILYAVESAKLFGRRGRVTLERRRNLRIKIRDVFRLNATD, encoded by the coding sequence ATGAAAAATCAATTTGACGTTTGGCGCTATGACTTTGGCCCGAACAAGGGCGGCGAACATCCGGCAGTGCTGATTTCGCACCCGGACATTTGCGCCCGGGCAAAAGTGGTGAACGTGCTGTTTTGCACCAGCCAACGGCAAAGCCGCCCGCCTTATCCGCATGAAGTCATGCTGAACGGCGCGGATGGCATGGATTGGGAAACCTTCTGCGATTGTTCGATTCTCTACGCGGTCGAATCGGCAAAACTATTCGGACGGCGAGGGCGGGTGACGTTGGAGCGCCGTCGCAATCTGCGCATCAAAATACGCGACGTGTTTCGCTTGAACGCGACGGATTAG